A genomic region of Exiguobacterium sp. Helios contains the following coding sequences:
- the araA gene encoding L-arabinose isomerase, producing the protein MLTANTHEFWFITGSQMLYGKDVLRQVETHSKEMVSGLDGADVFRDRIVFKGVVKNAEEIRQMMLQANADDTCAGVITWMHTFSPSKMWISGMRVLQKPLLHFGTQFNRDIPWDAIDMDFMNLNQSAHGDREHGFITSRMNVKRKVLVGHWEDTGTRQKMASWMSVAHALAESKVLKVARFGDNMRNVAVTEGDKVEAQIRLGWTVDGYGVGDLVTYMDAVTETALDELMEEYQTRYELTNKGMKEEAFLASVRYQGRIELGMKAFLEAGEYTAFTTTFEDLHGIKQLPGLAVQRLMEQGYGFAGEGDWKTAALVRLMKIMASNERTSFMEDYTYHFEPGNEMVLGAHMLEICPTIAVDKPRIEVHPLGIGDREAPARMVFEGQNGKALNASLIDLGHRFRLLVNTVEGIQPDEEMSNLPVARVLWKTQPSMAQAVENWIQAGGAHHTCYSYEVTTDQLRDFAELLNVEIAVIDEQTETVRFNNELRWNELYYRP; encoded by the coding sequence ATGTTGACAGCAAATACGCATGAATTTTGGTTTATAACAGGAAGCCAGATGCTTTATGGAAAGGATGTTCTGCGCCAAGTCGAAACGCATTCAAAAGAAATGGTTTCAGGGTTAGACGGAGCCGACGTCTTTCGTGATCGGATTGTCTTTAAAGGAGTCGTCAAAAATGCCGAGGAAATTCGGCAGATGATGCTCCAAGCCAATGCAGATGATACGTGTGCTGGTGTCATTACATGGATGCATACCTTCTCTCCATCCAAAATGTGGATCAGTGGGATGCGCGTTCTACAAAAACCATTGCTTCATTTTGGTACACAATTCAACCGTGACATTCCATGGGATGCCATCGATATGGATTTCATGAACCTCAATCAGTCGGCACACGGGGATCGAGAACATGGCTTCATCACAAGCCGGATGAATGTGAAACGCAAAGTGCTAGTCGGGCATTGGGAAGATACAGGTACTCGCCAAAAGATGGCGTCTTGGATGAGTGTCGCCCATGCTTTAGCGGAAAGTAAAGTCTTGAAGGTAGCGCGTTTTGGTGACAACATGCGTAATGTTGCCGTGACGGAAGGCGATAAAGTTGAGGCACAGATTCGGCTTGGCTGGACGGTTGACGGTTATGGCGTTGGGGATCTCGTCACATACATGGATGCAGTGACGGAGACAGCGTTGGATGAGCTGATGGAAGAATATCAAACACGATATGAATTGACGAATAAAGGAATGAAAGAAGAAGCATTCCTCGCCTCAGTTCGCTACCAAGGACGCATCGAACTCGGGATGAAAGCTTTCTTGGAAGCGGGAGAATACACAGCTTTCACTACAACTTTCGAAGATTTACATGGAATCAAGCAATTACCCGGTCTAGCTGTTCAACGTTTAATGGAACAAGGCTACGGATTTGCGGGAGAAGGGGACTGGAAGACAGCGGCTTTAGTGCGTCTTATGAAGATCATGGCCAGCAACGAGCGCACCTCCTTCATGGAAGATTATACGTACCACTTTGAGCCTGGAAACGAGATGGTCCTCGGTGCACATATGCTCGAGATCTGTCCGACGATTGCTGTAGACAAGCCACGAATCGAGGTACATCCGCTCGGCATCGGAGATCGGGAGGCACCGGCGCGAATGGTATTCGAAGGACAGAACGGTAAGGCACTTAATGCCAGTCTGATTGATCTAGGACATCGCTTCCGCCTTCTAGTCAACACGGTGGAAGGAATCCAACCTGATGAAGAAATGTCGAACTTACCAGTTGCACGTGTTCTTTGGAAAACACAACCGTCGATGGCTCAGGCCGTTGAAAACTGGATTCAAGCTGGAGGCGCTCATCATACTTGTTACTCTTATGAAGTCACAACAGACCAACTGCGCGACTTTGCGGAACTTCTCAATGTCGAAATTGCTGTCATCGACGAACAAACGGAGACAGTCAGGTTCAATAATGAATTACGCTGGAACGAGCTGTATTATCGACCATAA
- a CDS encoding alpha-N-arabinofuranosidase, whose product MNNQLIKSTLKTKEATTQLIVNADLPRGKISKHIYGHFAEHLGRCIYEGLWVGPESHIPNTDGIRNDVLAALKKLSIPVLRWPGGCFADEYHWKDGIGPNENRKRMVNTHWGGVVENNHFGTHEFMRLCELLECEPYICGNVGSGTVQEMSEWVEYMTFNGESPMANWRQENGRTEPWSLTYFGVGNENWGCGGNMRPEYYADLYRRYQTYVRNYDGNQLYKIAGGANIDDYKWTEVLMREAGTMMDGLSLHYYTIPGDFWLGKGSALDFTEDEWFITLKRAYYMDELITKHGQIMDQYDPEKRVGLIVDEWGTWFDVEPGTNPGFLYQQNSIRDALVAAIHFNIFHKHNDRVHMANIAQMVNVLQAMILTEGDQFILTPTYHVFEMYRVHQDAERVELAAITRDYVTKQEAIPAINATASRDAEGVLHISLCQLDHENGDKVEIDLRGIGIISEVSARILTADHLNAHNTFEQPDLVSPRDHEVQLTEEGKLIFDVPAMSVITLTVS is encoded by the coding sequence ATGAATAACCAACTCATTAAATCAACACTGAAGACAAAAGAAGCGACAACACAACTGATCGTCAATGCGGATCTACCGAGAGGCAAAATCAGCAAGCATATCTATGGGCACTTCGCGGAACACCTCGGACGTTGCATCTATGAAGGTCTCTGGGTCGGTCCGGAATCGCACATCCCAAACACGGATGGCATTCGGAATGACGTGTTAGCGGCGCTGAAGAAATTGAGTATTCCTGTCTTGCGTTGGCCTGGCGGTTGCTTTGCTGATGAATACCATTGGAAAGATGGAATCGGACCGAACGAGAACCGAAAACGGATGGTCAACACGCATTGGGGTGGCGTTGTCGAAAACAATCATTTTGGGACACATGAATTCATGCGTCTCTGTGAACTACTCGAATGCGAGCCATATATCTGTGGGAACGTCGGAAGTGGAACGGTTCAAGAAATGTCTGAGTGGGTCGAATACATGACATTCAACGGAGAGTCACCGATGGCGAACTGGCGTCAGGAGAATGGTCGCACGGAACCGTGGTCGCTTACATACTTCGGCGTCGGCAACGAGAACTGGGGTTGTGGTGGAAACATGCGTCCTGAGTATTACGCAGACCTGTATCGCCGCTATCAGACTTATGTACGAAACTATGATGGCAATCAGCTCTACAAGATTGCTGGTGGCGCCAATATTGATGACTACAAATGGACAGAGGTTCTCATGCGTGAAGCAGGTACGATGATGGACGGACTCAGCCTTCACTATTACACGATCCCGGGTGATTTCTGGTTAGGTAAAGGATCGGCGTTAGATTTCACAGAAGACGAGTGGTTCATCACATTAAAACGTGCTTATTATATGGATGAATTGATCACGAAGCACGGTCAAATTATGGACCAATATGATCCGGAGAAGCGAGTCGGCCTGATCGTCGATGAGTGGGGAACATGGTTCGATGTAGAACCAGGAACGAACCCAGGCTTCTTGTATCAACAAAATTCAATCCGTGATGCACTCGTAGCAGCGATTCACTTCAATATCTTCCATAAGCACAATGATCGTGTTCACATGGCGAACATTGCACAAATGGTCAACGTGCTTCAGGCGATGATATTGACGGAAGGTGATCAGTTCATTCTTACTCCGACGTATCACGTGTTTGAAATGTATCGTGTCCATCAAGATGCTGAACGTGTCGAACTAGCAGCCATTACACGTGACTATGTCACTAAACAGGAAGCCATTCCCGCGATAAATGCAACAGCTTCTCGTGACGCAGAAGGTGTGTTGCATATCAGTCTTTGTCAGCTCGATCACGAGAACGGCGATAAGGTAGAAATTGATTTGCGTGGTATCGGGATAATTTCTGAAGTATCGGCACGTATTTTAACAGCAGATCATCTCAATGCCC